TGTGCATGAATCATGTGTAGATAAGTATTATGCATCAAACCTTACACGAATATGAAGTAGATCTCAAGAATAGTTATGACTTTAGATCCCACGTTCATAATATAAGTTGTATGTGATTGTCTTACCCGACCTAAGTGATTAAGCAACCAAATTCAAACTCTCTCGACTTGAACTTTCGAGCTTTTTCTTACACTTTCTTTAACATTTCTTTCGAAATCAAGATTGCAAAAATGGATATGAAGTGAAGAAGCCTTAAATAAAGAACCAACATCATAGTTTATACTCAATacatgagaagaaaaaataataagcaTCATGTGTCTATCAGTTTTTATTTGTACATACAAGAAGGAACACTGAGTGGGAGGGGggaaaaaatttgaagatcatCATCAACTTCTGCAATGAATCTCTTCCATAACTTCAAACTCAGAAACACAGcaccaaataaattaatttaaattctgTTGTGGATAGATAAAAGCTAGATTTGTACCTTTATGAGCCTTGAGATTCCAGTTCAGGGGATGAAAACAGAAGAGAAGCCGCATGATCTGGATCAAGTTTTTGTTTGAGACTACTGTTGTTCTATCTTCATTCATATGTATAAATGTATTCCCTTTAGCAGTTGATTCCACACTGTTCGACGTCGGGGCCAGTTACTCGGGTTGTGAAGGGATCAATCCGAACCCATAAAAGGGAGAAGATTGAGGCAAGGAGGATGGACCATACAACCACGATCGTTGGAGTTCGGTTCTGGCGACCCATCAGACCCTTGAGGAAGGGATACAGATGGATAATCACCCAGAAAGCGAAGAACAGCTTGCCGAAAAGGGGACCCCAAGATTGATAGCCACTGTTAATGGCGTAAGAAATTCCAGCAACAACTCCAACTATGTTGATAATGAGGAGAGTAGTTGGGGGAATGAGAAGAGTGGTCCATTTGAACATGTAGAGCTCAGCAAAATCTCCATCTTCGTCGGATGCTTTCGAAGTAACCGTGAAGTTCGTATCAATTCCAGCAAGAACTTTAAGCAGACCTTGGAACACGGCAAACAAATGGGCCGACACACCTCCGATAACCCAAAACTGCTCGTTTCTCCACCATTCATCGATTCCGACGCCACTCCATCTCATTTCCAGAATACCAGTGGCaaagatagaaagaaagagagaaatgaacCAAATACTGGCAAGATTACTAATCTGTAATGAAACAACACGAACAATATATGATTCAGTGATACCCGAGCGAAAGAAATCAAGACGATAATATGTTTGTAGCATGATTTTGTTAAACTAAATGTAATCATTTTTACCTGAGGAATGATGAACTTTCCGGTGAGCAGACATATTGCAGGCAAGGTACAATAGGCAAGGAGAGGAATGGATGTAATTGGGTAAATGGTGGTGTTAACATAAGCAAATCTCTCGAGCCATTTCAGGCGTCCACTATAACCGTACCACATCGGGCAATGCCGACTGAAAAGAATTTCAACCGAACCTAACGCCCATCGAAGCACTTGGTTTAGACGATCGGAAAGATTAATAGGAGCAGAACCTTTAAATGCAGGACGGTCAGGTATGCAATAGATCGATCTCCAACCACGGGCGTGCATCTTGAACCCTGTCAAAATATCTTCTGTGACAGAACCATAGATCCATCCAATCTGCATCATGAAATGTTAAACATCTCTTAGTAACTGAAAATTCTTATGCTTAAGTTTGCCTTAGAGAGAGATAGATTCATACTTCACTTCCCCAGTCTGTTTTATCCTCGTATCCGCAACTGATGACGTGAATTGCTTCCTTAAGAAGAGATTCCGGGGTGGCAGACTGCGGCACGCCACCGTTCTCCATCAGTGTGGAAGCAACAAATACAGCTGATTGACCAAACCTCTTCTCCAGGCTCATTTGTGACATTAGTAGCGACTTCTCATCGTCAAATCCAGCACCTGCATCGAATGACGTATGAAAATTAACACCCCATTTCAAGATACTGCTAAAGCATATAAATGAACAACATATAGATGAAAACTTTACCTTCGACACCTTCCTCGATATCCTCGAGGTTGAATATTGGCACAGTCGGATCAACGTTTTTATTTGATTGCTTTTTATCAGAATCCTTCCTTTTTGATTtagaacttttcttttttgatttcCCAAAGCAACTGGAGAAGACCCCGGGTTTTTTGTGCTTAGGCTTGAGGGGGGGTTCATAGCCGTACAATGCAGTTCGATTGAAGACACATCCCGTTCCCACATAAACCGGACCTTGGATGCCATCCAAGCCTCGAAGATTGATCTATAAACCATATAATTTtcggaaaattaaaaagaggaGACCAGAAAGGACACAAGGAAATGAAAGCTTACAATGCCACTGAACTTACATCAAAGAAAACAGTGTTACGATTGGCGTATCGATCGTTTCTATCAATCCCATCAAACCTCTGAGGAAACTGAACGTAGCACACTGATTTTCCAAGATTAGGATCCATCATAAAGCACATAGCTTCCCGTAACGCTTTACTGTTGTTTATGTAGTGATCACAATCAAGATTTAACAAGAAAGGCCCATTGGTAAGAACAGCAGAAACACGAACCTGCATAGAGGCGTTCAATCGttcaaagaaatataaaaaagtctAAAGAACTTGAGAAATTTTCTAAGACCATCTACTCACAAGTGCATTCATAGCACCAGCCTTTTTGTGATGTTGGAAACCAGGACGCTTCTCACGAGAAACATAAACTAAACGAGGAAGCTCATTACCCTCAGTATCAAGTCCTCCACTGTGCCCTAAGAAAACCTgcaaatttataaagaaagcAAAATGAGGCAACAAAATCGAGCACGACAATGAAGAACAACGAGCATTGAGACAAGcagttttatttcaaaatccTGATGTACAGACCTGAATCATTCCTGGATGATCTCTAGTGTTGTTTCCAGGCCATGGTGTACCATCTTGCATGACCCACCCTTCATCAGGAACTTTCTGTGCCTTAGCAACAAGTCCATTGACACGAATTTTAAACTCCTCATATTCTCTCTGCAATACAAAAGCACAGTCAAATATGGAGATGATAAAGGAATTATAAAGAAAACGACGAGTAATAATGCGGAGCTATCACCTTCATTGCTCGCCGCTCCTTCACAAACGATGGGTGAACCTTGTCCTTTAAGTAATCGATCTTCTGAGCAAAATACCACTCTGGTGCTCGTGGCTCAATGCTGTATTTCTTGCAGAAAGGAACCCATTTTCTTGCAAACTCTGACGTTTCAGACAATGCTTCAAATGTTAACATAGCAGCTCCATCATCTGATACATAGCAAGAAACTTTATCGACTGGATAGTCCACAGCGAGAATTGATAGGACCGTATTAGCTGTGACAAGGGGAGGCTCTTTCAGAGGGTCGACAGTACTGACAAATATGTCAACAGCAGCCAACTGGGATGGCTCTCCTTCACGATCATATCTGCAAACCGTAAATAttcgaaattaaaaattttacggTAAGACAAACTTCTAAGATGAAAATTGCTCATAATGAAAGCTAAAACGCTACCGTAGAGCAAGTCGATCAAGATATGTCTCGCGATTGACTGGAAGCCATTTGGGGAACTGATCCAAAATCCAAGATACAGCAAACCATATTTCACAAATCACTGATATTAACCACAGAGCAAAGGCATTCGGAACTGGATTTGTAATCCGGTAGTGCAAGAAGATGCAAAGAATTACAAGTCGCAGAACTATGACCATCCTATAAGGGTTAATCCTAGAGGACGGAATAGAAACCTTCCTCGAAAGAGGCTGACGGGCTTCATCGTTTCTGCAATGCCAACAAATGAGAAAAGCGGTTAGAAAGAAAGACGACCGTATCATTTAAAGGTTGATTAGGTGAATTCCAATGACTTTGGCTAGAGGCTACTGATCAAGAAATTTTCACTTTgtgtaatataaaatttagacaAGTAGCAAAAGGCATGTCTTCtgtttatttagaaaatcacTCAAATTAACAGAGATTACTGCTACCTTAGTCGAAAACAGAACGTCCATTCGCTATGTTGAAACTTTGAGATACATAGAACGTAAACAGGAACTTTCATGAAAGCAATATGACAGTTTAAAACATGGTTTTTCTGGTTTAGTTCACAAAATCATTTTGTTCTACAAAGTTCTTGACAATAGATAAGTTATGAAATGGCTAAAATATATTCAACACGAGACTAAGTGAAGCACTTACAGTAAAGAATCATCGATCATGACATCAGTGCTGGCATCGAAATCTGCACCACCCCGACCTTCAGAAGGTGCATGACTAACACTCATTGGCGGCACACTCTTGTCCTGCTTCACCTTCCAACTATCAATTCTCTCTTTCCAAGCCACATTGCCAAACCTAGCCGATCCCGAATCTCTCGATTGATCCATGATTCTATAGTTAGCTGCCAAATATCATAAAAACATTTCAACATAAAATCGCTTAACCCCTTAATTCTATCACACGAGACACTGAATGTATGAACTTACCCCTGCTCCCACTTTCAGGAGACGCCATGGAGAGCCGCTCGGGAGATGCAGCTGATAGTTCTCCAGAAACCTTATTAAACACCATTAAAACCGCCCAATTCAGCTCCAAGTtcataaaaaacaaacaaaattgaatcaaacaaaataagcTTCTAGATCCACTTACAGATCGTCCAGTGGTAAGCAAAGGAATATGATTAAAGGATCCCTCCTTATCATAGTTGGTATCCCAGCTAAGAGTGCGCTCAGGTAACTTATGGTGCCTTTCTTGAGCCCCTGTCACTCCAGTACCATCCCCATCTTCCACTGCTTCTCCATTAACCGGAGGACTTCCTAAACGCCAAGATTAAACCGATCTCATTACCATCGATGTATATTGTTCAAGAACTACACAAATCTAactaaaaatagttaatagaATCGAATCAAAACCTTTATGCCACTTGTATTTGGTCTTGCACTGAGGGCAAGACTGATTCCCATCTTTTCTCTCGTACTCGTAACAAGGACGGCAAACCGGAAATGCACAAACATCACACGCAACAAACGGCTCGCCATCGGCCGTGGTGCCGACGGAATCGCTACAGATCTGACAAACCTGACCACTCCCAATCTGTTTCGACGATTTCTAAAGACCGAAACGAAAACCAAATCACAAACACCGCTGGAAACAGAACGGATTTAACAAATCTACAAGATGAGAAAACAATGTAATTACCCCTGAATTAGCGTCGACCTCCATGGCAGCTGGTCCACTCGAAGATCCTGCTCGATCTTAAGTAAAACAAGCAGAAGTGAAAGGAACAACTCTCGTTTACTCCATGGAAACTAAGATCTTGAGTTGTGAGAGAGCAAAGTGAAATGGTGAGATGTGTGAAGAAGAAAGcgatggaagaagaagatggaagggAATTTAAGGGGCAGAGATTTCAGGAAAAGCCACCGACAACACGGATCCAATCCATGCTTCGTCTTCTTGgtgaatttt
This sequence is a window from Cucurbita pepo subsp. pepo cultivar mu-cu-16 chromosome LG19, ASM280686v2, whole genome shotgun sequence. Protein-coding genes within it:
- the LOC111781168 gene encoding cellulose synthase A catalytic subunit 3 [UDP-forming]-like yields the protein MEVDANSGKSSKQIGSGQVCQICSDSVGTTADGEPFVACDVCAFPVCRPCYEYERKDGNQSCPQCKTKYKWHKGSPPVNGEAVEDGDGTGVTGAQERHHKLPERTLSWDTNYDKEGSFNHIPLLTTGRSVSGELSAASPERLSMASPESGSRANYRIMDQSRDSGSARFGNVAWKERIDSWKVKQDKSVPPMSVSHAPSEGRGGADFDASTDVMIDDSLLNDEARQPLSRKVSIPSSRINPYRMVIVLRLVILCIFLHYRITNPVPNAFALWLISVICEIWFAVSWILDQFPKWLPVNRETYLDRLALRYDREGEPSQLAAVDIFVSTVDPLKEPPLVTANTVLSILAVDYPVDKVSCYVSDDGAAMLTFEALSETSEFARKWVPFCKKYSIEPRAPEWYFAQKIDYLKDKVHPSFVKERRAMKREYEEFKIRVNGLVAKAQKVPDEGWVMQDGTPWPGNNTRDHPGMIQVFLGHSGGLDTEGNELPRLVYVSREKRPGFQHHKKAGAMNALVRVSAVLTNGPFLLNLDCDHYINNSKALREAMCFMMDPNLGKSVCYVQFPQRFDGIDRNDRYANRNTVFFDINLRGLDGIQGPVYVGTGCVFNRTALYGYEPPLKPKHKKPGVFSSCFGKSKKKSSKSKRKDSDKKQSNKNVDPTVPIFNLEDIEEGVEGAGFDDEKSLLMSQMSLEKRFGQSAVFVASTLMENGGVPQSATPESLLKEAIHVISCGYEDKTDWGSEIGWIYGSVTEDILTGFKMHARGWRSIYCIPDRPAFKGSAPINLSDRLNQVLRWALGSVEILFSRHCPMWYGYSGRLKWLERFAYVNTTIYPITSIPLLAYCTLPAICLLTGKFIIPQISNLASIWFISLFLSIFATGILEMRWSGVGIDEWWRNEQFWVIGGVSAHLFAVFQGLLKVLAGIDTNFTVTSKASDEDGDFAELYMFKWTTLLIPPTTLLIINIVGVVAGISYAINSGYQSWGPLFGKLFFAFWVIIHLYPFLKGLMGRQNRTPTIVVVWSILLASIFSLLWVRIDPFTTRVTGPDVEQCGINC